CTAGTACTTGTTTGACGCCAGGGTCTCAGGACACAGTGAAGACAGATCTGGGCGCCACTTTCAGGGAGCTCCTAGTCAGTAGTGCTTTTCTGATAGACCTAATTGGAGGTCCCCTTGCTGCTCCTCCTGCCTCTCCAACACAGTGCTTGCTATCTATATACATTACCTGTAGTAGTTGTTGCAAGTTACTGATACAGATCCCATttgcttcccacccccaccccctgtgaATTCTGTGCTCTTCAATGCCTTTCTTTCTCTACTGCTGCCATCTCAGGAAAGGTTTAATACGAAGAGGTTTCTCAGGCTTAAGCCCACTTTCCCCAGCCCCTAATAGAATTGAGAGGGGATGGGACTGGGTCAGTCTAATGGAGCCAGCCTCTCACTTGTTCTAGGATTCTCTGCCCAAGCTTAAGGATCTGGCGTTTCTCAAGAATCAGCTGGAGCGCCTGCAGCGGCGCGTAGAAGATGAAGTGAACAGTGGTGTGGGCCAGGTAGGGGCCAACTCCCTCCACCTTAAACGTTATTGCCCAACATGCCTTTGAGAGTGTGGAATGATTACTGAGGACCTCTTCTCAGTGACACCAACAAAAGTTTTCCTGGGAAAATGGCACTTGAGCTGGGACTTTAAGTTTATGTAGGGGTTAACTAGATGAAGAGGGGAGAAAAGGACAGGACAGCATATGCCAGTCCCTGTGGTGGGAGGTAGCATGATGAACATGAGGGGGTAAAAGGAAGCTGGCGAGTCATGGGGGAGCATACTAGGAAATGAGGAGGGAGAAGCAGGCAAGGATCAGATCAGATTCTTCAAGGGCATCTCCGTGGCCTGTTGGCATTGGGGTTCTGTGGTTGGAGCCTTTTGATCTCAGAGTTCTGAGATTGTGTAATCAGGACCTCTGGGTTCTTTTTCTGGCTCCAGAACCTTGAGAAAATCTTGAATACTGCAGATGTCCAGAGTGAGGAAGAGCAGGTGGTGGAATGCTCTAAGCCCAGCTTGAGTAGCTTCGGGTAGAAAAGGGAAGAGCCTGGCTGAAtttcccctgcattttcttccgTAGGATGGCTCGCTCCTATCCTCCCCATTCCTCAAGGGCTTCCTGGCCGGCTACGTGGTAGCCAAACTAAGGGCGTCAGCAGTATTGGGCTTTGCCGTGGGCACCTGCACTGGCATCTATGTAGCCCAGGCATATGCTGTGCCTAACGTGGAGAAGACATTGAGGGACTATCTGCGGTCACTGCGCAAGGGACCCAACTAGCTCTGGATCCCATGGGGGAGGCAGGATGAGCAGCTGGGGCCTGCAGGTGGAGGCCTCTCAACCACAGACACCATATCTCGTTTCCCTGGCTGTCACCCGTTTGCTGTCTCCACCCTTCCTGCCACCGTCATCCTTGATTTCCCTCCTGCATAGGGTGGACAGTGGCTGGTCAGCCTGCACCTTGGACACCTTCCCACCCTTACCCCATGGGACTGGCCCCAAGACTGTGGCTTCAAGGGCCACCAACCTCTTTTCCAGCCCTGACTGTGGAGTTTGCAGCTAACTTTGATCCTCTATATTCTCTCTGGCAATGTACCACAGCTGTACCCTCCTTGGAGCTGGCTCCATAACTTGCTTTTCCTCAGCCCTGTTACAACCTCCCTGCAGCCCCTTGCTACACAGACCACCCAGGATCTTGTATGGGCATGAGTGTAGAGGACGGGGGTCTGCCAGGCCTGGGCCGTCCCAGGCAGGCCCGCTGGATCCTGATGCTACTCCTGTCCACTGCTATGTATGGTGCCCATGCCCCACTGCTGGCACTGTGCCATGTGGACGGCCGAGTGCCCTTCCGGCCCTCCTCGGCTGTGCTGCTGACTGAGCTGACCAAGCTGCTGTTGTGCGCCTTCTCCCTGCTGGTGGGCTGGCAAGCATGGCCCCAGGGGGCCCCACCCTGGCGCCAGGCTGTCCCCTTTGCATTATCAGCCCTCCTTTATGGCGCTAACAataacctggtgatctaccttcaACGTTACATGGACCCCAGCACTTACCAGGTGCTAAGCAACCTGAAGATTGGAAGCACAGCCCTGTTCTACTGCTTCTGCCTCCGGCATCGCCTCTCCGCACGCCAGGGTTTAGCACTGCTGCTACTGATGGCAGCAGGGGCCTGCTATGCAGCAGGTGGCCTCCAGGACCCCCGGAACACATTTTCTGGGCCCCCTCCAGCAGCTGCTGCTGGCCCTATGCCCCTGCATATCACCCCGCTGGGACTACTGCTCCTCGTCCTGTACTGCCTCATCTCAGGCTTGTCATCCGTATACACAGAGATGCTCATGAAGCGACAACGGCTGCCCCTGGCACTTCAGAACCTCTTCCTCTACACTTTTGGTGTGCTTCTGAACCTAGGTCTGCACGCAGGCAGTGGCCCCGGCCCAGGCCTCCTGGAGGGTTTCTCGGGATGGGCAGCACTCGTGGTGCTGAGTCAGGCACTAAACGGACTGCTCATGTCGGCTGTCATGAAGCATGGCAGCAGTATCACTCGCCTCTTTGTTGTGTCCTGCTCGCTGGTGGTCAACGCCGTGCTCTCAGCAGCCCTTCTACGGCTGCAGCTCACGGCCGCCTTCTTCCTGGCCACACTGCTCATTGGCCTGGCTGTGCGCCTCTACTATGGCAGCCGCTAGCCCTGACCACCTCCACCCTGACTCCTGACCCCCATTCCTGACCCTGTAGATTGGGTGCCACCATCAGAGCTACTTCCCAGCCCTCTCCTCCCCTCACCAGCCCTGTAATAAGTGCCTTGTGAGGAAAGCTGGGGAAGTGGGAGCAGCCAGGTCAGTCTCTGGATGTGGGTGAATGAAGGGATAACCCCTGGGAGACTGGAAAAGTGAGTTTGGTTAAGAAAGCTCCTACCCACCCGCCACCCCGCCCCAAGTTCTTCCAGGCTAAGTTGTTAGGGAAACATCAATATCTAGGCCTGAGAAGAGACCCCATCTCTGATGGGGGAAGCTTCCTGATTCATCCTGTATAGTGCAGTTGCTCAAAGGGTGCTCTGGGAAGCAGGTAGCTTTCCTTGCCTACTGTTGTCACCCAGCAGACCCTATGTTCCCGTGCCTGGTTCTGGCTGCTCCAGCCCAGCATGGTGCATGACTTCTCCATGAGTGATACTGTCCCCAACTCATGCAGGAAGACCCAGTTGCCACAGATTACACGACAGTCACCCAGGCCACTCTGCCGACTCCTCCTGCTCCAGCAGTACCTGGGTAACCTGCTCCCTCCACAGTGCTGCTCCCCAACCTAGCATTTTTCCTGGAAACCCCAGAGAGGGCTGGGGCTTGACTCATCTCAGGGAATGTTGGCCCTGGGCCTTGGCTTAAGCCTACACTCCTGATCTCTCTGCTCACCCCAAGGACCCTCTCGAAGCCCACTACCCCATCTGGGTCCTGCTTCTACCTAGCAGTGTTCCAGCTCCCACCAGCCAGGAAGTTCTGGAGAGTGACctggggccaaaaaaaaaaaaaaggggccagGCGTAGGGAAATTCCTATAGCTCAATCAGTGTCTCTAACTGCGTAAGCAATAAGGTCTTAATAAAGTGTGCTGGGGTGTAGGGTGGTTCCTACAATTGGCCATGGTTGTCCTTTGTCTTCTGTGTTGCACAGTTCTTCTCAAACATAGTTTTACTCCCCTGGTATCCTGAATGTCTTAATTCTAGGGTGAACTTCTGAACTAGGAGAAAAAGCTGTTTTATCCCACTATTGCCAGAGGCATTTTTTCCTTTAGTGACTCTATGGAGCTGTCACAGAGCTTCTGAGCTTTCCCTGAAAACCTGGGCCCTAAGGAATTTAGAGGGAGCCTTGGGAATGGAAGGTGCTGGGCCTGGCAGGACAAACTCAACTCTAGGCTGGAAGACTTTTTTAAGAACCTGGTATGGTTTTGATTCCCATTTCCTCTGGCCCACTTGCCGATTCTCCTGCCTGTTACCTGCTGTCATGATCAGAGGTACGTCAGGCCCTGCTTCTCTGCTAGAATACCTAATGAGCTTGTGAAAAATAGTTTTGGGCCTACCCCAGAGGTACTGAAGCAGAGTCTTAGGGAGTGGAATctgggaatcttttttttttaacaagctctctagtggaggcagttctaatctgaaacacatggggtcaccatgaatcgaaatcaacttgatggcaactggttttgtgttttttggttagtttaaatgattctgatgcacactgaAGCTTGTGAACTACTGCTTTCTGCAGTGTAGAACTATAGCCGGCCAGACTtgaatttgaattctggctctaccATTTTACCCTTCTTGAGCAGTTACTTAATCTCTAAGTTTAGGTTgtcttacttttttttgttgtgctttaggtggaggtttacagaacaaactagtttctcattaagcagttagtacacatattgttttatgacattggttaacaaccccatgacatgtcaacactttcttttcttgaccttgggtcccttttaccagctttcctgattCCTCCTGCCTTGTAGGCCTCTCTGATCTGGCCACAGGTGTTTCAGGCCTGGCAGAGGCTGTGGGAGGAGCAGGCTGtgacttgcccctgggctggtgtgcccctttagtcttattttatgggcctgtctaatctttggctgaagggtgaaccttggccaggacttcattactgagctaaaaaggtgtctgggggccatactgtcagggtttctccagtgtctgtcagaccagtaagtttggtcttttatttgtgagttacaattttcTACATTCCCCTCCAGCTGTGTCTGAGGGTTGTCTTATTTCTGAAATGAGAATCAAATGATACGTATAACCTACTATGGGTAGCTGAAAAGATTACATGAAAGAATGGATATTAGGTGTTTAGGAGCTGGCACTGTGAAACCAGGAAGTGGTGTTATTAATTATCTGTAATGAGGGTTATTCTTGGTTATATCCCATCTCTCAAGAAGTAGGACCCTCAAGAATAAGGAGAAAGGAAGCTGCCCATGAAAGATTCCTGATCACCAGATTTCTCCCCAGGTCAGGGACCCAGCATGAGTGCCCCCACCTAGTCTGTACCCTGATGAAGCTGCTGGTTCTGGGCTTGGAACTCCTGGTTCTTTGTGGCCAGGCTGATGGTATCTTGCAGGGCGCCAGCCAGCAGGCTGCGGTAGTATTGTTCTGCAGTCACAGCCTGCTCCTCCCACAGCCTCTGCCAGGCCTGAAACACCTGTGGCCAGATCAGAGAGGCCTATCAGTCAGCCACCTTGGAACCAGCTCAAGGCCTGCCCTCTGTCCCCACTGACCTGCAGCACACGGGATGTCTGAGCTCAGGTGGCCTGCCACATGCAGGGCATAGAGGGCTACCAGGTCCTGCTCTGCAGCATCCCACTCTGCCTGAAGGCCCTCCAGCTGTAGTCTcagcactctctgctcctggtgccatCTGTGTGTCTCCTCAGAGGCCTTCAGTACTAAGACATACTCTTGGCTGAATACCATCTGCGTGCCGGGTGCTGTGCTAAATACTTAAggtatattatctcattttatccaGTAACAGCCATATGAGTAgttgccattttacagatttggAAACAGTGGATCAGAGACGTGACctaacttgcccaaaatcacatGACTAGTGAGGAACAGAGCTGAAATGACACATACTTTTCAATGGTTCACCATTATCTTTGGGGTAAAGTCCAAATCCTGAGGCATGGCATTTGAGGCCCTTGTCTCTTAGCCTTGGCTCTATGTACCTGCTAGGTTCCAGTCATACCCAAAAATTTGCAGTTCTCAGAGCCATCATTTCATTCCTTCCCTCTGGACCATTGTGCATACAGTATTGTCCTCTCTCATAGCATGCCCCCTAAGCCCCCAAATTATATTTGTTTCTTAATTTGTTCAAATAAGTTATATTAACTTTACATAAGTGCCTCCATGTGATGAGCAAAAACTGCTCTTATGGAGTTCAGAGTCCTTTAAGTCTCAGAtgccatcttctctgatcatcccCAGCCTGAGTCAGGTACCCCTTTGTTCCCACAAGTCCTTCGCTCCCTCCAGCACAGCACTTGGTACTGAGAATTGCCTCATCTGTCCACAAGGCCATGAGAGGTATGGACTAGTCTGTTGTGATCGACACTGGATTCTCCCTACTTGATCCCTCACCTTttcagccaccaggcctttgACCTGGTCACCTGCTACCTCTTCCTCCTCTTGTTCCAAATGCTTCAGCTCTGCTCTGAGTTT
The window above is part of the Elephas maximus indicus isolate mEleMax1 chromosome 2, mEleMax1 primary haplotype, whole genome shotgun sequence genome. Proteins encoded here:
- the SLC35A4 gene encoding probable UDP-sugar transporter protein SLC35A4; amino-acid sequence: MADDKDSLPKLKDLAFLKNQLERLQRRVEDEVNSGVGQDGSLLSSPFLKGFLAGYVVAKLRASAVLGFAVGTCTGIYVAQAYAVPNVEKTLRDYLRSLRKGPN
- the LOC126070045 gene encoding probable UDP-sugar transporter protein SLC35A4, translating into MGMSVEDGGLPGLGRPRQARWILMLLLSTAMYGAHAPLLALCHVDGRVPFRPSSAVLLTELTKLLLCAFSLLVGWQAWPQGAPPWRQAVPFALSALLYGANNNLVIYLQRYMDPSTYQVLSNLKIGSTALFYCFCLRHRLSARQGLALLLLMAAGACYAAGGLQDPRNTFSGPPPAAAAGPMPLHITPLGLLLLVLYCLISGLSSVYTEMLMKRQRLPLALQNLFLYTFGVLLNLGLHAGSGPGPGLLEGFSGWAALVVLSQALNGLLMSAVMKHGSSITRLFVVSCSLVVNAVLSAALLRLQLTAAFFLATLLIGLAVRLYYGSR